A stretch of Mesotoga infera DNA encodes these proteins:
- a CDS encoding type II secretion system protein, protein MSEVIGNRPARKQGFSLVEIVMSLVIVMVIIAAVLPALTKSMQQANRNRHLTTELSRVQKALEEEYFVPERSGSYSVVLNLDAQNIVLSGELVSKEFAENKKIDIFLRER, encoded by the coding sequence GTGAGCGAAGTGATTGGAAATCGCCCGGCAAGGAAACAAGGCTTCTCACTAGTCGAGATCGTGATGAGTCTGGTAATAGTTATGGTGATTATTGCGGCCGTCTTGCCAGCATTGACCAAGAGCATGCAACAGGCAAACAGGAATAGACACCTGACCACCGAATTATCGAGGGTTCAGAAAGCTCTTGAAGAGGAGTACTTCGTTCCTGAAAGGAGCGGTTCGTATTCGGTAGTGCTTAATCTAGATGCTCAGAATATTGTGCTTTCCGGTGAACTCGTATCGAAGGAGTTCGCTGAGAACAAGAAAATCGATATCTTCCTGAGAGAGAGGTAG